The following are from one region of the Arachis duranensis cultivar V14167 chromosome 10, aradu.V14167.gnm2.J7QH, whole genome shotgun sequence genome:
- the LOC107470856 gene encoding aspartic proteinase nepenthesin-2-like, which translates to MGAIVDTYPIDDSYALFLWIGTPVQIAFVQMDLGSPITWTQCDPCSNCYPMQRSPFNTKESSTFRELGCYSETCLDPRMKELLGNCTSWTCRYNVNYGKESSSFGTMVIDTLNFERSNNELKGFIMGCGDSYEGPYRAQFSGVLGLGRGPLSLQSQLNAKAFSFCLVNFGSQTASTLEFYDRAPQIDKHDNSIIMVPLRENSGYPNYYFLQFVGISINGFMLDVKSSVWGYGLNYDGGVILDIGSIATYLPSEAYNVFKLEIRKVDHNLTREQAHEDLELCYKDDSFNVYPSIALHFENGNVAGENFVSFNMNNDQMLLRVDEGTVCLSFVEGKDSNLTVIGSNQLQGTQLMIDLVKEILVFIHNKC; encoded by the coding sequence ATGGGTGCTATAGTAGATACATACCCTATTGATGATTCCTATGCACTATTCTTGTGGATTGGAACTCCAGTTCAAATTGCGTTTGTTCAAATGGACCTAGGGAGCCCAATCACTTGGACCCAATGTGACCCTTGTAGCAATTGTTACCCAATGCAACGCTCTCCCTTCAATACCAAAGAATCAAGTACTTTCAGAGAACTTGGTTGTTACTCTGAGACATGCTTGGACCCAAGGATGAAGGAGCTTTTGGGAAATTGCACCTCATGGACATGTAGGTATAATGTGAATTATGGTAAGGAATCTAGCTCCTTTGGAACTATGGTAATTGACACATTAAATTTTGAGCGTTCTAATAATGAATTGAAGGGATTCATAATGGGGTGTGGTGATTCTTATGAGGGCCCATATAGGGCCCAATTCTCAGGTGTTTTGGGCCTTGGAAGGGGCCCACTTTCTTTGCAAAGCCAACTCAATGCAAAGGCGTTCTCTTTTTGCCTTGTGAATTTTGGATCACAAACAGCCTCAACACTTGAGTTTTATGATAGGGCACCACAAATAGATAAACATGACAATTCCATCATCATGGTCCCTTTGAGAGAAAATAGTGGGTACCCTAATTATTACTTTTTGCAATTTGTTGGTATAAGCATTAATGGGTTTATGCTAGATGTGAAATCTAGTGTTTGGGGCTATGGTCTTAATTATGATGGTGGGGTTATCTTGGATATAGGATCAATCGCAACATATTTACCTAGTGAAGCATATAATGTGTTCAAGTTAGAGATACGAAAAGTTGATCACAACCTTACAAGGGAGCAAGCACATGAAGACCTAGAACTTTGTTATAAGGATGATTCATTTAATGTGTATCCTTCAATTGCATTGCACTTTGAAAATGGCAATGTTGCAGGTGAAAATTTTGTGTCCTTCAACATGAACAATGACCAAATGTTGTTAAGGGTAGACGAAGGTACGGTTTGCCTATCATTTGTAGAAGGAAAAGATTCTAATCTTACAGTTATTGGCAGTAACCAACTTCAAGGAACACAACTAATGATTGATCTAGTTAAAGAGATCCTTGTCTTCATACATAACAAGTGCTAA
- the LOC107470943 gene encoding DEAD-box ATP-dependent RNA helicase 51, producing the protein MTEPELNHAEDQSNKNKKLRKRKRPRKAQQEARNSADDEDQEQEQHNDANNTDEVEEEEKREEKNVMPGVESGIMSSVSFDSLELSDPTSKAIMDMGFNRMTQIQARAIPELLKGKDVLGAARTGSGKTLAFLIPAVELLYNAEFKPRNGTAVIVICPTRELAIQTHAVAEELLKYHSQTLGLVIGGSGRKREADRIVSGVNLLVATPGRLLDHLQNTKGFIYKNLKCLIIDEADRILEANFEEEMKQIINILPKTRQTALFSATQTKKVKDLARMSFQTSPSNIDVDDGRKKVTNEGLQQGYVVVPCAKRFVVLYSFLRRHQSKKVMVFFSSCNSVKFHADLLKCAGLDCLSIHGKQKQHARTTTFFNFCKAEKGILLCTDVAARGLDIPDVDWIVQYDPPDEPKEYIHRVGRTARGEGAKGNALLFLIEEELQFLRYLKAAKIPMKEYVFEHKKLANIQSQLEKLVAGIYHLNVMAKDAYRSFILAYNAHTMKDIFNVHRLDLQAVAASFCFSNPPKVNLNLDSSASKHRRKIRKVEGRLSNGKTK; encoded by the exons atGACGGAACCGGAGCTCAACCATGCGGAGGACCAAtcaaacaagaacaagaagCTCCGCAAAAGGAAAAGGCCTCGCAAAGCCCAACAAGAAGCTCGCAATTCCGCTGATGATGAAGACCAAGAGCAAGAGCAGCACAACGACGCTAACAACACCgatgaagtagaagaagaagaaaaaagagaagagaaaaatgtgATGCCTGGCGTTGAATCTGGAATCATGAGTTCCGTTTCATTCGATTCTCTTGAACTCTCTGATCCCACTTCCAAGGCTATTATGGACATGGGTTTCAATCGAATGACTCAG ATTCAAGCGAGAGCTATTCCTGAGCTTTTGAAAGGGAAAGATGTTCTTGGTGCTGCGAGGACTGGTTCTGGGAAAACCCTTGCATTTTTAATCCCGGCTGTGGAATTGTTGTACAATGCCGAGTTTAAACCTCGTAATGGAACTGCCGTTATTGTCATATGCCCAACTAGAGAGCTTGCAATTCAG ACACATGCGGTGGCAGAGGAATTGCTCAAGTATCATTCACAAACTCTTGGATTAGTTATTGGGGGATCAGGTAGAAAACGAGAAGCTGATCGCATTGTTTCTGGGGTAAATCTGTTGGTGGCTACACCTGGTCGCCTACTTGATCACCTTCAAAATACAAAGGGATTCATATACAAAAATTTGAAG TGCCTCATTATTGATGAAGCTGACAGGATATTAGAAGCAAACTTTGAGGAGGAAATGAAGCAGATCATTAATATACTTCCAAAG ACTAGGCAAACAGCTTTGTTTTCAGCTACGCAAACAAAGAAG GTTAAGGATCTTGCCCGTATGTCATTTCAGACAAGTCCTTCCAATATTGATGTAGATGATGGGAGAAAAAAG GTCACAAATGAAGGATTGCAGCAAGGCTATGTTGTTGTTCCATGTGCTAAGCGTTTTGTTGTTCTATATTCATTCTTGAGGAGGCATCAATCGAAAAAAGTGATGGTCTTTTTCTCTTCATGCAACTCTGTGAAATTCCATGCAGATCTTCTCAAGTGTGCTGGATTGGATTGCTTAAGTATTCATGGAAAACAAAAGCAGCATGCCCGAACAACTacattctttaatttctgcaaagcAGAAAAGGGGATATTGCTTTGTACTGATGTTGCTGCTCGTGGACTTGACATACCTGATGTG GACTGGATTGTGCAGTATGATCCACCTGATGAGCCAAAG GAATATATCCATAGGGTTGGTAGAACAGCTCGTGGGGAAGGTGCCAAAGGAAATGCTTTGCTTTTTCTGATTGAGGAAGAATTGCAATTTCTTCGCTATCTTAAG GCAGCAAAGATCCCTATGAAAGAGTATGTATTTGAACACAAGAAGCTTGCGAATATACAGTCTCAACTG GAAAAGTTGGTTGCGGGGATCTATCATTTGAATGTTATGGCTAAAGACGCGTATAGGTCATTTATATTAGCATATAATGCCCACACCATGAAGGATATATTCAATGTTCACCGCCTTGATCTGCAG GCTGTTGCTGCTTCGTTCTGTTTTTCAAACCCGCCGAAGGTGAATCTGAACTTAGACAGCAGTGCTTCAAAGCATAGGAGGAAAATACGCAAAGTGGAAGGAAGATTAAGCAACGGAAAGACAAAATAA